The DNA sequence CGGTGGACCGTGTGCACGATCCCGGGGTGAAATTCGGTGTGGACCTCGTCTTTGCTGCAAAGATCGCGTACCAGATCCGTCGCCTGACAGCCGATATCCCATAAAGCGCGGGCGTGGGTATCGCCCACCATCGCCTCAAGGTCTTCCTGATCGCGCCGCTGACCGCGCGCGACCTGACCGCCATTGCGACCGGACGCGCCAAAGCCCACGCGTTGTGCTTCCAGCAGCACCACATCATAGCCGCGCTGGGCCAGATGATAGGCGGTGGACAATCCTGTGAAACCGCCGCCGACAACGCAGACATCACAGTCCAGATCACCCGCTGCGGCGGGAAATCTGTCCAGATGCGCCGCACTGTCGGCATAGTAGGACCGGGGGTATTCCCCCGGCCGGTCGTTGACGCTCAGCAGGTCCATTAGCCCGCTTTCAGCAGATCGTCAGCTTTCAGTTTCTCATAGGCCTCGTCCAGCGACTTGCGCGCGCGCGCAATCAGGATGTCGATCTCGTCGCATGTGATCGACAAGGGCGGCGAAATAATCATTCGGTCGCCGACACTGCGCATGATGATGTTGTTTGCAAAACAGCGGTCGCGGCAGATGAAACCGGCGGTGCCTGTCTCGGCGGCAAAGACGGCGCGGGTAGATTTATCAGGTGTCAGCGCAAGCGACGCCATCATGCCCACGATCTTGGCTTCACCGACCAGCGGATGATCGGCCAGCGCTTCCCATTTTTCACGCAGGTAAGGTGCTGTCACATCGCGGACGTTTTCGATCATGCCTTCCTCTTCGATGATGCGCAGGTTTTCCAGCGCCACGGCACAGGCAACGGGGTGGCCCGAGTAGGTGTAGCCATGGTTGAATTCCGTATCTCGCAACACTTCGGCCACACGATCGGACACGATGGAACCACCAATCGGGATGTAGCCAGAGCTGAGGCCCTTGGCGATTGTCATGATATCGGGTGAAATCCCGACTGTCTGCGAGCCGAACCAGTTGCCGGTGCGCCCGAAGCCGCAGATCACCTCATCCGCGATCAGCAGGATGTCGTATTTTTTGACGATCCGCTGAATTTCCGGCCAATAGGTTTCTGGCGGTACGATGACGCCGCCGGCACCCTGGATTGGTTCCGCGATAAATGCCGCAACGCGTTCCGGCCCGATCTCCTTAATCTTTGCTTCCAACTGGCGCGCGCGCTCCAACCCGAATTCCTCGGGCGTCATATCGCCGCCTTCGGCCCACCAATGGGGCTGGTCGATGAACTCAATGCCGGGGATCGGCAGACCACCTTGGCCGTGCATTCCCTTCATACCGCCCAACGAGGCGCCGCCGATGGTTGAGCCGTGGTAGGCGTTCCAGCGCGAGATAATCACATCACGTTGCGGCTCGCCTTTTTCGGCCCAATAGGTCCGCACGAGGCGGATGTTGGTGTCGTTCGCGTCAGACCCGCCATTGGCAAAGAAGACCTGGTTCAGATCGCCCGGGGCAAGTTCAGCGAGCTTCTTGGCCAGCATGATCGCAGGGATATGTGTGGTTTTGAAGAAGGTGTTGTAGAAGGGCAGCTCCTTCATCTGGCGCGCCGCGACCTCGGCCAGTTCGTCACGGCCATAGCCGATGTTGACGCACCACAGGCCCGCCATCCCGTCAATGATTTCATGACCATCGCTGTCTTTCAGCCAGACGCCTTTGGCCGATGTAATGACGCGTGGTTTGCTTTCGGCAAGCGCGTTTGCATGGCTAAACGGGTGCAGGTGGTGCGCGGAATCGAGCGCCTGAAGTTCAGCGGTCGGGGGGTAGTTTGTAATCACATTCATGGGGGACCTCTGTGCTAGACGTTCAAAAGAAGGTGGCGGCGTTCCCAAGGCGAAATCTCGCGCTGGTATTCCTCGTTTTCGGCGACTTTGATTTGTTCATAAAGGCGGCAAAAATCCTCGCCCAAGAAACTGCGGATCTCTGTCGCATCTTCGAAATAATCAAGTGCCTCGCGCAGGCTTGAAGGCAGGGGAAGGTCGCTTTCCCAGACCTCTTTAGTCGCTTCTTCGCGTGGTTCGATCTTGTTGATCATGCCAAGATAGCCGCAGGCCAATGATGCCGCGATTGCGATATAGGGGTTGCAGTCCATCCCGATGACGCGGTTTTCAAGGCGCCGCGATTCAGGCCGTGAATGTGGCACGCGCAGCCCCGTTGTACGGTTATCAGTGGCCCATTCAAGGTTTGCGGGTGCGCTTTGCCCGTCCACCGTCAGACGGCGGAAGGAGTTCACGTAAGGTGCCATCAAAGGCATGACTTGCATCAGATAGGTTTGTGACCCACCGGTGAACCAACGGAACAAATCTGTGGCACTGCCATCTTCGGCAGAGAAGATGTTTTTGCCTGTTTGAATGTCGACAACGCTTTGATGCACATGCATGGCACTTCCCGGCTCATCCCGTTTGGGTTTGGCCATGAAGGTGGCGAAAACGTTGTTTTTCAGCGCCGCTTCGCGGATCGTGCGTTTAAAATAGAACACCTGATCCGCCACATGCAGGGGGTCACCATGCATCAGGTTGATCTCGATCTGGCCAGCGCCGCCTTCCTGGATCAGCGTGTCAATCGGCAGGCCCTGCTGCTCGGCATAGGCGTAAATCGTGTCAATCACGGGGCCATATTCATCGACCGCGACCATGGAATAGACCTGACGGCTGGGCACCTTGCGCCCTGTCCGGCCTACGGGTGTTTCAATAGGATCATTCGGGTCGAGGTTCGGCGTGGTCAGGTAAAATTCCAACTCGGGCGCGATGACGGGCTTCCAGCCTTTTTCGGCATAAGCGGCCATCACCTTTTTTAGGATCGAGCGCGGTGCCACAGAGAGCGGTGTGCCGTCGCGGTTGAACATATCGCAGATCACCTGCACAGACACGTCATCCGCCCAAGGCACGGCGCAGGCAGTTGACATATCCGGTCTGAGGATCGTGTCCTTTTCCAGCCACTGGTTTTCGATGTCCATATCGACGTAATCGCCTGAGACCGTCTGGTAAAAGAGCGAAATCGGCAGTGCCATTTCGATATCGGGGCGGAATTTTGTTGCGGGCATGGTTTTGCCGCGTGAGGTGCCGACCAGATCGGGGATAATACATTCCACCCCGTCGATTTTGGCGCCTTTGCTATAGCTGAAGAATTCTTCGGAAAGAGAATCTTGCCAGTTGGCGATGTTCGCTGATGACATTGGTGCCTCCTCAGGCGCGAGAGCGGTTGCTTTGGCCGCTGGTCGATAATTTGATCAAAAGTAGGGGAATAGTCAATTGCCACCGTCGTGGCGTTCCATGAATTTCCTATGCTCAGTCGGTCGCTGTTTGTTGGATAAACCCCATGCCTTGCCGGATATCGTGTGTCATGGCTTCGCGTGTTTTCTGTGCATCGCCCTGACGCAGTGCCTGGATCGCCGCGCGGTGGTGATCCACCAGATTTGCGGTGCCGTATCGCCCGCAGACGACCCGCAGCGAGGGCCCCACCCGTAGCCAGAGACTTTCCGCGATCCGGTGCAGGATGCGGGCGTTGGCAAGGTGATACAAATGGAAATGGAAGCGATAGTTCGCTTCCAGATATCCGCGGATATCACCGCCCTTTATGGCGTCGTCAACGAGACTATCAATTCTCTCTAATTCGTTGATATCATTTTGTGAAATATGCGCGACTGCTGCTTCTGCAAGTTCCGGCTCCACGGTCAGTCTCACCAGCTCGATCTGCTGCAACTTGTGGGTTGTCATAGCGGGTACAGCGATGCGCCTGTTCTCAAGGGTGACAAGGGCGCCTTCTGCTGTCAATCGCCGGATCGCTTCGCGCGCGGGGGTGACGCCGGTGCCGATCAAATCCGCCAGACCGTGTATCGTGACAGGCTGTCCGGGGACGACCTCGCCAAAGAGAATCATCTCTTTGACGCGCAGGTAGATCGTTTCGTGTTCCGGCTTTTTGCTGATCAGTACGGTCATTATTGTGCCTGCGTTCCAAGCATCCTTGTTTTCATAAACCCTTTAAGTTGTCAAAACCTATCAAATTTATATGACGGGATTGCAAAGGCGTATGATTTCATCAAAGCTGCTTGGCAGAGACTAGGATTCCTAACGGAGGATTACATGCCTAAAACGAATTCATACGCTTTGCTTGCGGCCGCCGTGCTTGCTGCGCAGGCGGGCTGGGCCCAAGAAGTGCGCGTCTACAACTGGTCGGATTACATCGACGAAGAGCTTTTGACCAAGTTCGAGGAAGAGACCGGTTTCGAGCTGATCTATGATGTCTTTGACAGCAACGAGGTTCTGGAAACGAAACTTCTGGCTGGTGGGTCAGGCTATGACGTTGTCGTTCCCTCCGCGACATTTCTGCAGCGTCAGATCGCAGCGGGCGCGTTCCAGCCATTGGATAAATCGCAGCTGAGCAACATCGGAAATCTCTGGGATGTGGTCAGCGCACGCACCAATACCTATGATCCGGGCGGTGAGTATTCGATCAACTACATGTGGGGCACAACGGGCCTTGGCGTGAACGTTGGCGAAGTGACCGCACGTTTGGGCGAAGACGCGCCAATCAATTCGCTGTCTTTGGTGTTCGATCCTGCGAACATGGAAAAGCTGGCTGACTGTGGTGTGCATTTCCTTGATGCACCAACCGAGATGGTTCCCGCTGCGTTGCAGTACCTTGGCGAAGACCCTGACGCGAAAGACGATGAGTCTCTGGCCAAAGCAGAGGCGGTTCTTGCCGCTGTGCGCCCCTATGTCCAGAAGTACCACAGCTCGGAATATATCTCGGCGCTGGCCAATGGTGACATCTGTGTGGCTTTCGGTTGGTCCGGTGACATCCTGCAATCACGCGACCGCGCCGCAGAGGCCGACAATGGCATCGAGATTGCTTATAACGCCCCGGTTGAGGGTGCCTTGATGTGGTTTGACCAGATGGCGATCCCTGTGGATGCCCCGAACCCTGAAGGTGCGCACGCATTCCTGAACTTCATCCTGGATGCCCAGAACATGGCGGATGCGTCGAACTACGTCTATTACGCCAATGGCAACCTCGCGTCACAAGAGCTTTTGGTGGAAGACGTGATCGGTGATCCGGCCATCTACCCGGACGCCGCGACACTTGAGACGCTTTATACAACCACACCGTTTGATGCACGCTCGCAGCGTTCACTCACACGGATGTGGACACGGGTAAAATCCGGTACATAAGATAGATTAATCCCCGGCCCGAAACACGGGCCGGGGTTTTTGCAACATACAAGTATCTGAGGCCCCGATCCCTATGCCGCAAACCGCATTTGAGCCTTGGAATGACCCTGACGCAAAGCCGTTGATCCAGTTTCGCAATGTGTCGAAACGCTTTGGCGACTTCACCGCGATTGATGATCTGAGCATCGATATTTTCGAGCGTGAGTTCTTTGCCCTGCTTGGTCCCTCGGGCTGCGGCAAGACCACAATGATGCGGATGCTGGCAGGGTTCGAGACGCC is a window from the Yoonia rosea genome containing:
- a CDS encoding aspartate aminotransferase family protein; translation: MNVITNYPPTAELQALDSAHHLHPFSHANALAESKPRVITSAKGVWLKDSDGHEIIDGMAGLWCVNIGYGRDELAEVAARQMKELPFYNTFFKTTHIPAIMLAKKLAELAPGDLNQVFFANGGSDANDTNIRLVRTYWAEKGEPQRDVIISRWNAYHGSTIGGASLGGMKGMHGQGGLPIPGIEFIDQPHWWAEGGDMTPEEFGLERARQLEAKIKEIGPERVAAFIAEPIQGAGGVIVPPETYWPEIQRIVKKYDILLIADEVICGFGRTGNWFGSQTVGISPDIMTIAKGLSSGYIPIGGSIVSDRVAEVLRDTEFNHGYTYSGHPVACAVALENLRIIEEEGMIENVRDVTAPYLREKWEALADHPLVGEAKIVGMMASLALTPDKSTRAVFAAETGTAGFICRDRCFANNIIMRSVGDRMIISPPLSITCDEIDILIARARKSLDEAYEKLKADDLLKAG
- a CDS encoding glutamine synthetase family protein; the protein is MSSANIANWQDSLSEEFFSYSKGAKIDGVECIIPDLVGTSRGKTMPATKFRPDIEMALPISLFYQTVSGDYVDMDIENQWLEKDTILRPDMSTACAVPWADDVSVQVICDMFNRDGTPLSVAPRSILKKVMAAYAEKGWKPVIAPELEFYLTTPNLDPNDPIETPVGRTGRKVPSRQVYSMVAVDEYGPVIDTIYAYAEQQGLPIDTLIQEGGAGQIEINLMHGDPLHVADQVFYFKRTIREAALKNNVFATFMAKPKRDEPGSAMHVHQSVVDIQTGKNIFSAEDGSATDLFRWFTGGSQTYLMQVMPLMAPYVNSFRRLTVDGQSAPANLEWATDNRTTGLRVPHSRPESRRLENRVIGMDCNPYIAIAASLACGYLGMINKIEPREEATKEVWESDLPLPSSLREALDYFEDATEIRSFLGEDFCRLYEQIKVAENEEYQREISPWERRHLLLNV
- a CDS encoding GntR family transcriptional regulator; translation: MTVLISKKPEHETIYLRVKEMILFGEVVPGQPVTIHGLADLIGTGVTPAREAIRRLTAEGALVTLENRRIAVPAMTTHKLQQIELVRLTVEPELAEAAVAHISQNDINELERIDSLVDDAIKGGDIRGYLEANYRFHFHLYHLANARILHRIAESLWLRVGPSLRVVCGRYGTANLVDHHRAAIQALRQGDAQKTREAMTHDIRQGMGFIQQTATD
- a CDS encoding polyamine ABC transporter substrate-binding protein — encoded protein: MPKTNSYALLAAAVLAAQAGWAQEVRVYNWSDYIDEELLTKFEEETGFELIYDVFDSNEVLETKLLAGGSGYDVVVPSATFLQRQIAAGAFQPLDKSQLSNIGNLWDVVSARTNTYDPGGEYSINYMWGTTGLGVNVGEVTARLGEDAPINSLSLVFDPANMEKLADCGVHFLDAPTEMVPAALQYLGEDPDAKDDESLAKAEAVLAAVRPYVQKYHSSEYISALANGDICVAFGWSGDILQSRDRAAEADNGIEIAYNAPVEGALMWFDQMAIPVDAPNPEGAHAFLNFILDAQNMADASNYVYYANGNLASQELLVEDVIGDPAIYPDAATLETLYTTTPFDARSQRSLTRMWTRVKSGT